In the Candidatus Acidiferrales bacterium genome, one interval contains:
- a CDS encoding FHA domain-containing protein — translation MPKLVLKFQNSVLKEAPVGAREVSIGRSPDNGLVIDNPAVSHYHARVFNEEGRLMIEDFGSMNGTFVNGQRVKMVALKPGDSVEIGKHTILVADSRETSDPFFKGGMPRPTAPKINETVMLDTKERRDFLQKVAAVGESAQPAPARVKVATLVVKNGKTNQKEYTLSDKLTVIGKSAMATVKLKAWFAPKVAAQINRREDNSYYIGGAEKVPTINGQPVVHPAKLSSGDIIEVAGIQLEFVYRE, via the coding sequence ATGCCGAAACTCGTCTTGAAATTCCAAAATTCCGTGCTGAAGGAAGCGCCCGTGGGCGCAAGAGAAGTGAGCATCGGGCGCTCGCCCGATAACGGGCTGGTGATCGACAATCCGGCCGTATCGCACTATCACGCGCGCGTCTTCAACGAAGAAGGCCGGCTGATGATCGAGGATTTCGGCAGTATGAACGGAACTTTCGTGAATGGCCAGCGAGTGAAGATGGTGGCGCTGAAGCCGGGCGATTCCGTGGAGATCGGCAAGCATACGATTTTGGTGGCGGACTCGCGTGAAACGAGCGACCCATTCTTCAAAGGCGGCATGCCGCGGCCCACCGCGCCGAAAATCAATGAGACAGTGATGCTGGATACCAAGGAGCGGCGCGATTTCCTCCAGAAAGTCGCGGCCGTGGGCGAAAGCGCACAGCCGGCGCCGGCACGCGTGAAAGTGGCGACGCTCGTAGTGAAAAATGGCAAGACCAACCAGAAGGAATACACGCTGAGTGACAAACTGACGGTCATCGGCAAATCTGCGATGGCGACGGTGAAATTGAAGGCTTGGTTTGCGCCGAAAGTGGCCGCGCAGATCAATCGCCGCGAGGACAATTCCTACTATATCGGGGGTGCGGAAAAAGTGCCGACCATCAACGGCCAGCCGGTGGTCCATCCGGCGAAATTGTCTTCGGGGGACATCATCGAAGTGGCGGGAATCCAGCTCGAATTCGTTTACCGCGAATAA
- a CDS encoding ribonuclease HII, producing the protein MNRAANAVIEFGAMTRLCSSRYERLARQSGWMRICGIDEAGRGSLFGPVVAAAVVLNPRRRIVGLDDSKKLTHDRRTELAGRIREHALAWAVAEIEASRIDAWNIYQASRQAMVAAVEGIRPTPDYLLVDAMELPLSIEQKSLIHGDARSVSIAAASILAKVERDRLMDEFDQMYPQYGLGSNRGYGTPDHLEALQRYGPTPLHRFSFAPVREATCWGAHATQEALPLASTSTAPTNATEHNASSATSLSAAAGE; encoded by the coding sequence GTGAATCGCGCCGCGAACGCTGTGATAGAATTCGGCGCGATGACGCGGCTGTGCTCCTCGCGATACGAACGGCTTGCGCGACAAAGCGGATGGATGCGCATCTGCGGAATCGACGAAGCCGGACGCGGATCGCTTTTCGGGCCCGTGGTGGCGGCAGCGGTGGTGCTGAATCCACGGCGGCGAATCGTCGGATTGGACGATTCGAAGAAACTGACACACGACCGGCGAACGGAACTGGCCGGCCGCATTCGCGAACACGCGCTGGCGTGGGCCGTGGCGGAAATCGAGGCCAGCCGGATCGACGCGTGGAACATTTACCAGGCGAGCCGGCAGGCGATGGTGGCGGCGGTCGAAGGAATCCGGCCGACGCCAGATTATCTGCTGGTTGATGCCATGGAATTGCCGCTGTCCATCGAACAGAAATCGCTGATCCATGGAGACGCGCGATCCGTATCGATCGCGGCCGCATCGATTCTGGCGAAAGTGGAACGCGACCGCTTGATGGATGAGTTCGACCAGATGTATCCGCAATACGGCCTCGGTTCCAACCGCGGCTATGGCACGCCGGACCATTTGGAAGCGCTGCAACGATACGGGCCGACGCCGTTGCACCGATTTTCGTTCGCGCCGGTGCGCGAAGCGACCTGCTGGGGCGCGCATGCGACGCAAGAGGCGCTGCCGCTGGCTTCGACTTCTACGGCTCCAACAAATGCGACAGAGCACAACGCTTCTTCCGCCACTTCCCTGAGCGCCGCGGCTGGCGAATAA
- a CDS encoding tetratricopeptide repeat protein gives MALNKAKAMESALKALNQGKVAQAIQEYQTILRSDPNDQVVLMTVGDLFVRQNSMPQAVEYFERLAQLYLNNGFNSKAIAIYKKISKLAPNETGPLEKLANLYVQQGILSEARPIFLQLAEAHLKGNQTAKAVEVLRRLLDVEPDNPRVQRRLAELYLAMGQKKEAAETYLHYSRYLYEHGDAAEAQKMADAALAAEPNNSTALLLKARMLGAAGNPDEALDALAKLPDADSNSEMMTLQVDICLKGGKTDRAVELVQNTELKGPEKFALALRVANALIDSEETDKAMELVDGLRGPAISEGQQEHLARVLTTLAERARDRVELQEWLVDLYRRTADNNLTEAQAQLADTLANQGQFARAEQVLSEVLEREPDNELARQRLGQIRKTMGQAAGGPAEPAVVAPVEPSREPLIGAPIPPEAVASELGLDDETQRFITQALTDVDLFSSYGLSQKAVQLLEHILERVPGHALTLERLLDMTLGTGNDRRTAELAAQLEQIYVQRGDAKSAERFTELRRRFQRVSGVTDEELLQAVAQTPGAVPPQAAETTATEEQAEAPVEFAIPGARAEPETPAAETTQPATRSAAPAEHEIDLSDEWAQIASSIETQPAPVNTAAPPAAENPPAAPSPKEVFPAAPESAETKIAESEVGEFELELLEEPAAEGPKNEAATEEAPSTESFLDQLVAEVESQEAGSAQKPAAEEKPAPPKPEPKPATAKVEPKPAAKPEPKPVSAKPAPKATPPPPPPPAPQVSEPVAAHAEGSAPVVAGSNANELSEVFQEFRAELGEMSEKDEEEDLETHYNLGIAYREMGLLDEAIGEFQRVAKAVGEGRPFQYAMQCSTLLALTFMDKQEPKIAVLWYHRALEIPELDPETVLALRYDLGIAEEQAGNSKAALDSFRQVYAMNIDYRDVAERIAALQKH, from the coding sequence ATGGCCTTGAACAAAGCCAAAGCCATGGAGTCAGCGCTGAAAGCGCTGAACCAGGGGAAAGTCGCTCAGGCGATCCAGGAATATCAGACGATCCTGCGCAGTGATCCGAACGATCAGGTCGTGCTGATGACCGTGGGCGACCTGTTCGTGCGGCAAAACAGCATGCCGCAGGCCGTGGAGTATTTCGAGCGGCTGGCACAGCTCTACCTGAACAACGGCTTCAACAGCAAAGCCATCGCGATTTACAAGAAAATCTCCAAGCTGGCCCCGAACGAAACGGGACCGCTCGAAAAACTCGCCAACCTCTATGTGCAGCAAGGAATTCTGAGCGAAGCGCGGCCCATTTTTCTGCAGCTCGCCGAAGCGCACCTGAAAGGCAATCAAACGGCAAAAGCGGTGGAGGTCCTGCGGCGACTGCTGGATGTCGAGCCGGACAATCCGCGCGTGCAACGGCGGCTGGCGGAATTGTATCTGGCGATGGGCCAGAAGAAAGAGGCGGCGGAGACGTATCTGCATTATTCGCGCTACCTCTATGAGCACGGCGACGCGGCGGAAGCGCAAAAGATGGCCGATGCGGCGTTGGCGGCAGAGCCCAACAACTCGACGGCGCTCCTGCTGAAAGCGCGGATGCTCGGGGCGGCTGGGAACCCGGACGAAGCGCTCGATGCTTTGGCGAAGCTTCCAGACGCGGATTCGAATTCCGAGATGATGACGCTGCAGGTGGATATTTGCCTGAAGGGCGGGAAGACGGATCGCGCGGTGGAATTGGTGCAAAACACAGAGCTCAAAGGGCCGGAGAAGTTCGCCCTAGCGCTGCGCGTGGCTAATGCCCTGATTGATTCCGAGGAAACCGACAAGGCTATGGAGCTCGTCGACGGATTGCGCGGACCGGCGATCTCCGAGGGGCAGCAGGAACATCTCGCGCGAGTCCTCACCACCCTTGCCGAGCGCGCGAGGGACCGAGTGGAATTGCAGGAATGGCTCGTGGATCTCTATCGCCGGACCGCGGACAACAATCTTACCGAAGCGCAGGCGCAGCTGGCCGATACGCTGGCGAATCAGGGACAATTTGCGAGGGCGGAGCAGGTCTTGAGTGAAGTCCTAGAACGCGAGCCGGATAACGAACTGGCCCGGCAACGCCTCGGACAAATCCGAAAAACGATGGGCCAAGCAGCAGGCGGGCCCGCGGAACCTGCCGTTGTGGCGCCAGTCGAGCCGTCACGCGAGCCGCTGATCGGAGCGCCTATTCCGCCTGAGGCCGTGGCGAGCGAATTGGGCCTCGACGACGAAACGCAGCGATTCATCACGCAGGCACTGACGGATGTGGATTTGTTCTCGAGCTACGGGCTTTCGCAGAAGGCCGTGCAACTGCTCGAACATATTCTCGAGCGCGTGCCGGGGCATGCGCTGACACTTGAACGTTTGCTGGACATGACCCTGGGAACAGGCAACGACCGCCGCACGGCGGAACTCGCCGCGCAACTGGAGCAGATTTACGTGCAGCGCGGCGATGCGAAGAGCGCCGAGCGTTTTACGGAGCTTCGCCGCCGGTTCCAGCGAGTCTCGGGTGTGACGGATGAAGAACTCCTTCAAGCCGTGGCCCAGACACCTGGAGCCGTTCCACCGCAAGCTGCCGAAACAACCGCGACCGAGGAACAGGCGGAGGCTCCTGTGGAATTTGCGATTCCAGGAGCCAGGGCTGAACCAGAGACTCCCGCGGCAGAAACGACGCAGCCTGCCACGCGATCCGCGGCGCCAGCGGAACACGAGATCGATCTTTCCGACGAGTGGGCGCAGATTGCGTCGTCCATAGAAACGCAACCCGCACCTGTGAATACGGCTGCACCGCCCGCGGCGGAAAACCCTCCTGCCGCACCTTCGCCGAAGGAAGTCTTTCCCGCCGCGCCGGAATCCGCCGAGACCAAGATCGCCGAATCCGAAGTGGGCGAATTCGAGCTCGAACTCCTCGAAGAGCCGGCGGCGGAAGGCCCGAAAAACGAGGCGGCGACTGAGGAAGCACCCTCAACCGAGAGTTTCCTGGATCAGCTCGTCGCGGAAGTGGAGAGCCAAGAAGCTGGGTCCGCCCAAAAGCCGGCCGCCGAGGAGAAACCGGCGCCGCCGAAACCGGAACCGAAGCCTGCTACGGCAAAGGTTGAGCCGAAGCCTGCGGCCAAACCGGAACCGAAACCTGTTTCGGCAAAGCCAGCTCCGAAGGCCACTCCGCCGCCACCTCCTCCGCCCGCTCCGCAGGTGAGCGAACCCGTCGCGGCGCACGCCGAAGGATCTGCTCCGGTTGTTGCGGGGAGCAATGCCAACGAGCTAAGCGAAGTCTTTCAGGAATTCCGAGCCGAACTCGGAGAAATGAGCGAGAAGGACGAAGAAGAGGATCTCGAGACGCACTATAATCTTGGAATCGCGTATCGCGAGATGGGCCTGCTCGACGAAGCCATTGGCGAATTCCAAAGAGTGGCCAAGGCGGTGGGCGAGGGCCGGCCGTTCCAATATGCGATGCAGTGTTCGACGCTGCTGGCGCTGACGTTCATGGACAAGCAAGAACCGAAAATTGCCGTGCTATGGTATCACCGCGCGCTGGAGATACCGGAACTCGATCCGGAAACTGTGCTCGCCTTGCGGTATGATTTAGGCATAGCCGAGGAGCAAGCTGGAAACTCCAAGGCGGCGCTGGACAGCTTTCGCCAGGTCTACGCTATGAATATCGATTACCGCGACGTGGCCGAACGGATCGCGGCGCTGCAAAAACACTGA
- a CDS encoding amidohydrolase family protein, producing MPIIDVHNHYYPPAYIEALRSGQSAVKVDFDAEGNPRLHYPGDYNVAVRGHRDIDFREQEMQKYGVDTQVLSMTTPGTHVETPAMAVKLATLVNDAFADAVHTKHGRFAALATLPLNDPAASVKEFERVCRQLHFPGAMLFSNVNGVALADKRFWPLYEAANDFEAILHIHPTDPAGVEAMTEYWLMPLVGFLFDTTLAAEKIVFSGVAERFPRIRWVLSHLGGAIPYIAERADRGYRAFKECRVNIPRPPSEYLKQFYYDTVNFDPLALKLAIDFAGAEHILAGSDYPHQIGSVPSMLESLRGLPISAAEREEILGGNAEKLFRLRG from the coding sequence ATGCCGATCATCGACGTTCATAACCACTACTATCCGCCGGCGTACATCGAGGCGCTGCGATCGGGCCAGAGCGCGGTGAAGGTTGATTTCGACGCCGAAGGGAACCCGCGGCTGCACTATCCGGGCGACTACAACGTGGCCGTGCGCGGCCATCGCGACATCGATTTCCGCGAGCAGGAGATGCAGAAATACGGCGTGGATACACAAGTGCTCTCGATGACCACGCCGGGGACACACGTCGAAACGCCGGCAATGGCCGTCAAGCTTGCGACGCTGGTAAACGACGCGTTTGCGGATGCGGTGCACACGAAGCACGGGCGATTTGCGGCGCTGGCGACTCTGCCGCTGAACGATCCGGCTGCTTCGGTGAAAGAATTCGAGCGCGTGTGCCGACAATTGCATTTTCCGGGGGCGATGCTCTTCAGCAACGTCAACGGAGTGGCGCTGGCGGACAAGCGATTCTGGCCGCTCTACGAAGCAGCAAACGATTTTGAAGCGATTCTGCATATTCATCCGACGGATCCAGCGGGCGTGGAAGCAATGACGGAATACTGGCTGATGCCGCTGGTGGGATTTCTGTTTGACACGACGCTGGCGGCGGAGAAGATTGTGTTCAGCGGCGTGGCGGAGCGGTTTCCGCGGATTCGTTGGGTGCTGAGCCATCTGGGCGGGGCGATTCCGTATATCGCGGAACGGGCCGACCGCGGATATCGCGCGTTCAAGGAATGCCGCGTGAATATTCCGCGGCCGCCGAGCGAATATTTGAAGCAGTTTTATTACGACACGGTGAATTTCGATCCGCTGGCGCTGAAACTGGCGATCGATTTCGCGGGCGCTGAACATATCCTGGCGGGCAGCGATTACCCGCACCAGATCGGGAGCGTTCCGTCGATGCTGGAGTCGCTGCGGGGATTGCCGATTTCGGCGGCAGAGCGCGAGGAGATACTGGGAGGGAATGCAGAGAAGTTGTTTCGCTTGCGAGGCTAG
- the thiE gene encoding thiamine phosphate synthase, giving the protein MRRVPDLSEHNMILCYVTDRHLLHSDSPTEDLLACVERASAAGLDWIQIREKDLEARELIDLTRRAITVAKNAGAGRVLVNDRLDVALAAGADGVHLGGDSVSAKEIVRWRHEQNTAGEFLIGVSCHRLEEAKEAEAAGASYIFFGPVYETPSKAAFGAPQGIEKLREVCASARIPVLAIGGITEENAEACLCAGAQGIAAIRLFQQAPDLATVRQRVVRLRARS; this is encoded by the coding sequence TTGCGCCGCGTTCCTGATCTCTCCGAGCACAACATGATTTTGTGCTACGTCACTGACCGGCATCTCTTACATTCCGATTCGCCAACGGAGGATTTGCTTGCGTGCGTGGAACGCGCCTCGGCAGCCGGGCTCGATTGGATACAGATCCGCGAGAAGGATTTGGAAGCACGCGAGTTAATCGATTTGACGCGGCGGGCGATCACAGTGGCAAAGAATGCAGGAGCGGGGCGCGTTTTGGTGAACGACAGACTCGATGTGGCGCTAGCTGCAGGCGCGGATGGAGTTCATCTTGGCGGAGATTCGGTTTCCGCGAAGGAAATTGTGCGCTGGCGGCACGAGCAAAATACAGCGGGCGAATTTCTGATTGGTGTATCGTGCCATCGGCTGGAAGAAGCGAAAGAGGCGGAGGCGGCCGGAGCGAGCTACATTTTCTTCGGGCCGGTTTACGAAACTCCGTCGAAAGCGGCATTTGGCGCGCCGCAAGGCATTGAAAAGCTACGCGAGGTCTGTGCGAGCGCACGCATTCCTGTTCTGGCGATTGGCGGCATCACAGAAGAGAACGCCGAGGCGTGCCTGTGCGCCGGCGCGCAGGGAATCGCCGCCATTCGCCTCTTCCAGCAAGCTCCGGACCTTGCGACTGTGCGGCAGCGCGTCGTGCGACTGCGCGCTCGTTCTTAA
- a CDS encoding protein kinase: MDQPTKPNGSSAPSSSRAMRGREDSQKTVLLSDIPDAQALVDEAAATSAKTSLTTSSLAALSQRYDILSEAGHGNMGNVYKARDRETGEIVALKLIKPEIASDQAMMERFKNELLFARRITHKNVCRVYDFNRIGGVAYTSMEFVEGESLRSVLNRFGGLPVRKGIDLATQICSGLKEAHAQGIVHRDLKPENVMIDKQGNVKIMDFGIARSMEAGTRLTGAMIGTPAYMAPEQVAGKPVDYRTDIYSLGLMLYEMFTGSETFHADTAVAVAVKQMQEAPRPPHEIDPNIPVFIERAILKCLEKDPAKRFQSIGELETALRATRVTGATPASAVAAIPVAAAVAATPMSGLVKHSTAATVAVAGTLLAASPKAKKTSPIAWVLVGAVLVLATLGGLRAMTVVKTAKQIPAPEMAAAPTPPAKAFVIPPRPAPQPRVANAAAAVHPKLPAQPPATPVVFPHVEYANKPATHTPQKEAATGPIYIWIGRFEKEERAQNVSRRIESHGNPVVVLPKPNPKGGQYFVVFTGPYNEKKAQNVQRWLESQGFFFVHQVRAPAVNRPEAR; encoded by the coding sequence ATGGACCAGCCCACCAAGCCGAATGGGAGTTCCGCGCCTTCTTCCTCGCGGGCAATGCGCGGGCGCGAGGATAGCCAGAAGACCGTCCTGCTGAGCGACATTCCAGACGCGCAAGCATTGGTCGACGAAGCCGCGGCGACAAGCGCGAAGACGAGCCTGACGACGTCGAGCCTGGCGGCGCTTTCGCAGCGCTACGACATCCTGAGCGAAGCGGGCCACGGAAATATGGGGAATGTCTACAAGGCTCGTGACCGCGAAACGGGCGAGATCGTGGCGCTGAAGCTCATCAAGCCAGAGATCGCGTCAGACCAGGCGATGATGGAGCGGTTCAAGAATGAGCTGCTCTTTGCGCGCAGAATCACGCACAAAAATGTTTGCCGCGTGTACGACTTTAACCGCATCGGCGGCGTGGCGTACACGTCGATGGAATTCGTGGAAGGCGAAAGCCTGCGGTCGGTACTGAACCGGTTCGGCGGGCTGCCAGTGCGCAAAGGGATTGATCTGGCGACGCAGATCTGCTCGGGATTGAAAGAAGCGCACGCGCAGGGGATCGTGCACCGCGACCTGAAGCCGGAAAACGTGATGATCGACAAGCAGGGCAACGTGAAGATCATGGATTTCGGCATCGCGCGTTCTATGGAAGCGGGGACGCGGCTGACGGGAGCAATGATCGGGACGCCGGCGTACATGGCGCCGGAACAGGTGGCGGGAAAGCCGGTTGACTACCGGACGGATATTTATTCCCTGGGTTTGATGCTGTACGAAATGTTCACGGGGTCGGAGACGTTTCACGCGGATACGGCCGTTGCCGTCGCTGTGAAGCAGATGCAGGAAGCGCCAAGGCCGCCGCACGAAATCGATCCGAATATTCCAGTTTTTATTGAGCGCGCAATTTTGAAGTGTCTGGAAAAAGATCCGGCAAAGAGATTTCAGTCGATTGGTGAGTTGGAGACAGCGCTGCGCGCGACGCGCGTGACCGGAGCCACTCCGGCCTCGGCCGTGGCGGCGATCCCCGTGGCCGCCGCAGTCGCGGCGACGCCGATGAGCGGGTTGGTGAAGCACTCGACGGCTGCGACCGTTGCTGTTGCAGGAACTTTGCTCGCCGCGTCACCGAAAGCCAAGAAGACATCGCCGATCGCCTGGGTGCTGGTGGGCGCGGTTCTTGTGCTGGCAACGCTCGGCGGGCTGCGTGCGATGACCGTGGTCAAGACGGCAAAGCAGATTCCCGCGCCAGAGATGGCCGCCGCGCCGACGCCCCCGGCAAAGGCTTTTGTGATTCCGCCGCGGCCAGCGCCGCAGCCGCGCGTTGCAAACGCGGCCGCCGCGGTTCATCCGAAATTGCCTGCGCAACCTCCGGCGACCCCGGTGGTTTTCCCGCATGTGGAATACGCCAATAAGCCAGCGACACACACTCCACAAAAGGAGGCGGCGACAGGGCCGATTTACATCTGGATTGGGCGATTCGAGAAGGAAGAGCGCGCGCAAAACGTTTCCAGGAGAATCGAAAGTCACGGGAATCCGGTGGTTGTGTTGCCGAAGCCGAATCCGAAGGGCGGACAATACTTCGTGGTATTCACCGGCCCCTACAACGAAAAGAAAGCCCAAAATGTGCAGCGGTGGCTTGAAAGCCAGGGATTTTTCTTTGTTCATCAAGTCCGGGCCCCAGCCGTGAATCGCCCTGAAGCCAGATGA
- the trmD gene encoding tRNA (guanosine(37)-N1)-methyltransferase TrmD codes for MRFDLITIFPEFFQGPLDYGIVRRAREARLIETGIADLRDFTHDRHRTVDDRPFGGGEGMVLKCEPIFDAVESFVGPIADTPGAKALGGTAIVLLSASGKLFRQETARRFARLERMVLICGRYEGVDERVAEHLATDEISVGDFVLSGGELPAVMVLDAVTRLIPGALGNEDSAENESFSATDGEILAAATDSVADEIRGEWRAASRGILDYPHYTRPQNFRGWDVPEILMSGNHEEVRRWRQRMAVEKTRRNRPDLLTRRIV; via the coding sequence ATGCGATTCGACCTGATCACGATATTTCCGGAGTTTTTTCAGGGGCCGCTCGACTATGGGATTGTGCGGCGGGCGCGGGAAGCGCGGCTCATCGAAACCGGCATCGCAGACTTGCGTGATTTCACGCATGACCGGCATCGCACGGTGGACGACCGTCCGTTTGGCGGCGGCGAAGGAATGGTGCTCAAGTGCGAGCCCATCTTTGACGCGGTCGAATCGTTCGTTGGGCCGATCGCGGACACGCCGGGCGCGAAGGCGCTGGGCGGGACAGCAATTGTGCTTCTTTCGGCCTCGGGGAAATTATTCCGGCAAGAAACGGCGCGGAGATTTGCGCGGCTCGAACGCATGGTGCTGATTTGCGGACGCTATGAAGGAGTGGACGAGCGCGTGGCGGAGCATCTGGCGACGGACGAAATTTCGGTGGGCGATTTTGTGCTTTCCGGCGGAGAATTGCCCGCGGTGATGGTGCTCGACGCCGTGACGCGGCTAATTCCCGGCGCGCTGGGGAACGAAGATTCGGCGGAGAATGAATCTTTTTCGGCGACGGATGGCGAGATTCTTGCGGCGGCGACTGATAGCGTTGCGGACGAGATCCGCGGGGAATGGCGCGCCGCGAGCCGAGGCATTTTGGACTATCCGCATTACACGCGACCGCAGAATTTTCGCGGTTGGGATGTGCCGGAAATTCTGATGAGCGGAAATCATGAGGAAGTCCGGCGCTGGCGGCAGCGCATGGCGGTGGAAAAAACGCGGCGGAATCGCCCGGACCTGCTGACGAGGAGAATAGTATAA
- the rplS gene encoding 50S ribosomal protein L19 encodes MSRVIDKVQESQVRKDLPEFRPGDTVRVNVKLREGEAGKEKERVQPFEGVVIKRRGHTAGASFTVRRVSFGIGVERIFPLHSPTIASIEVVQQGNVRRAKLYYLRGLKGKSARIKRMEREKQAEPAETKASE; translated from the coding sequence ATGAGTCGCGTGATTGATAAGGTGCAGGAGTCACAAGTTCGCAAGGATTTGCCGGAGTTTCGTCCGGGAGATACGGTGCGCGTAAATGTGAAGCTGCGCGAGGGCGAGGCGGGAAAAGAAAAAGAGCGCGTGCAGCCGTTCGAGGGCGTGGTGATCAAGCGACGGGGACACACGGCGGGCGCGAGCTTCACGGTGCGGCGTGTGAGCTTTGGAATCGGCGTGGAGCGCATTTTCCCGCTGCATTCGCCGACGATTGCGTCGATTGAAGTGGTGCAGCAAGGCAATGTGCGGCGCGCGAAGCTTTATTACCTGCGCGGACTGAAGGGCAAATCGGCGCGCATCAAGCGCATGGAACGCGAAAAGCAAGCCGAGCCGGCGGAGACAAAGGCCTCGGAATAA
- a CDS encoding Stp1/IreP family PP2C-type Ser/Thr phosphatase: MSDSAGIEYGTRSDTGRVRENNEDSLCVAPELNLFVLSDGMGGQASGEVASRLATETIATHCRDAEQNPSLPLIGERLEGVSDATNRLVSAVRLANREVHKAAEDNAAQAGMGATVVALMVQGERVSLAHVGDSRAYRLRNGELERLTQDHSFIAEQVRHGLMNEQDAANSNLQNVLLRALGAEAEVEVEASEEVLMEGDAILLCSDGLTHELSDAQIAGALGDTDDPQEAAERLVDLANQAGGEDNVTVIVVRSAPKLVGTISRIGRWFRGS, encoded by the coding sequence ATGAGCGATAGCGCGGGAATCGAATACGGAACGCGAAGCGATACGGGGCGCGTCCGAGAAAACAACGAAGACAGTTTGTGCGTCGCGCCGGAGCTGAATCTCTTTGTGCTTTCTGACGGCATGGGCGGGCAGGCGTCTGGGGAAGTCGCGAGCCGACTGGCGACGGAGACGATCGCGACGCACTGCCGTGACGCGGAGCAAAATCCGTCCCTGCCGCTGATTGGCGAGCGGCTGGAAGGAGTTTCCGACGCTACGAACCGGCTGGTGAGCGCCGTGCGGCTGGCGAATCGAGAGGTCCATAAGGCCGCAGAAGATAACGCGGCGCAAGCAGGAATGGGCGCGACGGTCGTGGCGCTGATGGTTCAGGGTGAACGCGTGAGCCTCGCGCACGTAGGAGACAGCCGCGCCTACCGGTTGCGCAACGGCGAGCTCGAACGGCTGACGCAGGATCATTCGTTTATTGCCGAGCAGGTGCGGCACGGATTGATGAATGAGCAGGATGCCGCGAACAGCAATCTGCAGAACGTGCTGCTGCGCGCGCTGGGCGCCGAGGCGGAGGTCGAGGTCGAGGCCAGCGAAGAAGTTCTGATGGAAGGCGACGCGATTCTGTTGTGCTCGGATGGACTCACCCACGAGCTTTCCGATGCACAGATCGCCGGGGCCCTAGGCGATACGGATGACCCACAAGAGGCAGCCGAGCGGCTGGTGGATCTGGCGAATCAGGCGGGCGGCGAAGATAACGTTACGGTGATCGTGGTGCGCAGCGCGCCAAAGTTGGTTGGGACAATTTCCAGGATTGGCAGGTGGTTCCGGGGCTCCTGA
- the rimM gene encoding ribosome maturation factor RimM (Essential for efficient processing of 16S rRNA) has protein sequence MDETPASRVTVAKILRARGRRGEVAAEIFTDFPERLTKLKSVFLWDGKNALHRATVRECWLHKTQAIFLFEGCDSISDAEKLKGLEIQIPLSERLTLPAGTYFVTDLIDCEIFAGSGAAEKIGVVRDVQFSGEEVAGTPILVVNTTRGELLIPLAAEICTRIDTAARRIEVVLPEGLADLNPV, from the coding sequence GTGGACGAGACTCCAGCCTCTCGCGTCACTGTGGCCAAAATTCTGCGTGCGCGCGGACGCCGCGGAGAAGTCGCGGCAGAAATCTTCACTGATTTTCCGGAACGCCTCACGAAACTGAAATCTGTTTTCCTCTGGGACGGGAAGAATGCGCTGCATCGCGCTACTGTGCGCGAATGCTGGCTGCACAAGACCCAGGCAATTTTTCTTTTCGAAGGCTGCGATTCCATTTCCGATGCGGAAAAACTCAAGGGACTGGAAATTCAGATTCCGCTTTCCGAACGCTTGACGCTTCCGGCTGGAACTTACTTCGTCACGGATTTAATTGACTGCGAGATTTTCGCTGGTAGCGGCGCGGCGGAAAAAATCGGCGTGGTGCGCGATGTGCAGTTCAGCGGCGAAGAAGTCGCCGGGACGCCGATTCTGGTCGTGAATACGACGCGCGGTGAACTGCTGATCCCTCTGGCTGCAGAAATCTGCACGCGCATTGACACGGCTGCGCGGCGGATCGAAGTGGTCCTCCCCGAAGGGCTTGCGGATTTAAATCCAGTGTAA